From the genome of Salvia miltiorrhiza cultivar Shanhuang (shh) unplaced genomic scaffold, IMPLAD_Smil_shh original_scaffold_233, whole genome shotgun sequence, one region includes:
- the LOC131003610 gene encoding uncharacterized protein LOC131003610 — protein MVADDKGEDRLRAVSFAAGTAAFMACIERAFMVSVFMHWRVWAFLALNLLLLAILFTSKPPNPSNQIHQCPIGELKRTKKIRHRTQLVPTNGGAEPEKCAAVAPPPAAEGERKLADYDELSEEELKQRVEDFIAMFRQHLVCDAKTVTSRVY, from the coding sequence ATGGTGGCGGACGACAAGGGCGAAGATCGGCTGCGGGCGGTGAGCTTCGCCGCCGGAACAGCGGCGTTCATGGCGTGCATTGAGCGTGCATTTATGGTGTCTGTTTTCATGCATTGGCGCGTGTGGGCTTTTCTTGCTTTGAATCTCTTACTCTTAGCTATTCTCTTCACTTCTAAACCCCCAAATCCATCCAACCAAATTCATCAATGCCCAATTGGTGAGCTCAAGAGGACTAAGAAGATTAGGCACCGCACCCAACTCGTCCCGACTAACGGCGGCGCCGAGCCCGAGAAATGCGCGGCGGTGGCGCCGCCGCCTGCGGCTGAGGGTGAGAGAAAGTTGGCGGATTATGATGAGCTTTCTGAGGAGGAATTGAAGCAGAGAGTGGAGGATTTTATTGCTATGTTTAGGCAGCATTTGGTTTGTGATGCTAAGACTGTCACGTCACGTGTATATTGA
- the LOC131003581 gene encoding uncharacterized protein LOC131003581: MTEMEKMEAMKRAYAEMILNTAKEAASRVMVAELRARRTEQELVSVKQEAANMLLRLKQMIDTKTKEAEITSLDQKNKFEVLECQLNEAEGIILDLREELNHGQEQLDKLKKKQVVLKRQNEQNADECSLTMKVRSSGYELLTSSLNPGPEFSTITRNNLLSDWSTLDQGSQSSAKQNVTLYSESNAGLDEINESDQFESGCAQRTCANETTLVEENFSDVEKLIQSENCTTVERVNAFESTSVLDENIQYGNSEAPSIVRRSVRKRKLKF, encoded by the exons ATGACGGAAATGGAG AAAATGGAGGCTATGAAAAGAGCGTATGCAGAAATGATACTGAACACGGCCAAGGAGGCGGCATCGCGCGTAATGGTGGCGGAGCTAAGAGCGCGGCGGACGGAGCAGGAGTTGGTTTCCGTAAAACAAGAGGCTGCTAACATGCTCCTTCGCTTGAAGCAAATGATTGACACAAAG ACTAAAGAAGCAGAGATAACATCACTGGaccaaaagaataaattcgagGTGCTGGAATGCCAGCTAAATGAAGCAGAAGGTATCATTTTGGACCTTAGAGAGGAACTGAACCATGGACAGGAGCAACTCGACAAGTTGAAGAAGAAACAAGTGGTCCTTAAGAGACAGAATGAACAAAATGCAGACGAGTGCAGTTTAACAATGAAGGTCAGAAGTAGTGGTTATGAGCTTTTGACTTCATCCTTGAACCCTGGACCTGAATTTAGTACCATCACTAGAAATAATTTATTGTCGGATTGGAGCACACTCGACCAAGGGAGTCAAAGTTCTGCTAAACAGAATGTAACTCTGTATTCTGAAAGCAATGCTGGTTTGGATGAGATAAATGAGTCTGATCAGTTCGAGAGTGGATGTGCACAGCGAACTTGTGCAAATGAGACAACCTTAGTGGAGGAGAACTTTTCTGATGTGGAGAAATTGATTCAAAGTGAAAATTGCACCACTGTAGAGCGTGTAAATGCTTTCGAGAGCACTTCTGTATTAGACGAAAACATCCAATATGGAAACAGTGAAGCTCCTTCTATAGTCCGTAGAAGTGTTAGGAAGAGAAAACTCAAGTTCTGA